One Eurosta solidaginis isolate ZX-2024a chromosome 5, ASM4086904v1, whole genome shotgun sequence DNA segment encodes these proteins:
- the LOC137251683 gene encoding uncharacterized protein — MSDMAPGKRKNWNTEDMKKAITAVRSNTCGYLKAAKLHNVPKSTLIRLVLKEDSEIEEVVNTKLGRKPVFPEHFEKMLVDYVLTMESKLFGLSRMDVKYLAYQLAEKNNIMHPFSKENQLAGKDWLRGFLKRNPNLAFRSPTGTSLARARGFTKDNVNTFFDILEKEMDNFIYSANNVFNVDETGISVVPSKLPQVLSRKGKRQIGSLTSAERGSTITTIVCMSASGIFVPPLFIFPRKKRSDLLLKGAPPGSIYECHPSGWVQTYIFTIWFKHFITHVKPSAASPILLVLDGHSSHTRNIEILDLARENHVSMVSIPPHSSHKIQPLDKTFMGPLKRYLSEEIRVWMRSNCRALTHFDMTDLYGKAYMRVQSGEIAINGFRTTGIFPLNRHIFRDDEFLAADEEEPHSPPRNCESACEAPEEILNNESTVESETASRVITPMEISPVPIKKTKRSNRGRPAGKSTLLTSSPYKKSLQISLEKAAESKPLRETKKRQDSHSNKPSTSKKNIKKFNFAKEKFAESSTSKSVMKTMNSAREKCPGKRKKTNSSSSSDLDDSYSVRDESDEFLEFANAAEKEDAKCLYCSTFYSEDRPGEIWVQCVSCNNWSHEECAGCEQDLFICDMCTQ, encoded by the exons ATGTCA GATATGGCTCCTGGAAAGCGTAAAAACTGGAACACCGAGGACATGAAAAAAGCGATTACAGCGGTACGATCTAATACCTGTGGTTATTTAAAAGCAGCTAAATTGCACAATGTTCCTAAGTCAACTTTAATAAGGCTAGTGTTAAAGGAAGATTCCGAAATCGAAGAAGTCGTAAATACAAAACTAGGGCGTAAGCCAGTTTTTCCAGAACATTTTGAAAAGATGCTGGTGGATTACGTTCTGACGATGGAATCGAAATTATTTGGACTAAGCAGAATGGATGTTAAGTACTTAGCCTATCAACTggctgaaaaaaataatattatgcacccattttcaaaagaaaatcaGCTTGCGGGTAAAGATTGGCTGCGCGGTTTTTTAAAGAGGAACCCAAATTTAGCGTTCCGCTCTCCAACGGGAACTTCTTTGGCAAGAGCACGAGGCTTTACAAAAGATAATGTGAATACCTTTTTTGATATTCTTGAAAAGGAAAtggataattttatttattcagccAACAATGTTTTTAACGTTGATGAAACAGGCATAAGCGTCGTCCCGTCAAAATTACCCCAAGTATTGTCAAGGAAGGGTAAAAGGCAGATTGGAAGCCTAACATCTGCAGAGAGGGGATCTACGATCACAACTATTGTTTGTATGAGTGCAAGTGGAATATTTGTTCCCCCACTATTTATATTTCCACGCAAGAAGCGCTCAGACTTGTTATTAAAAGGAGCGCCGCCAGGATCAATATACGAATGTCATCCGTCCGGCTGGgtgcaaacatatatttttacaatatGGTTTAAGCACTTCATAACACATGTCAAACCATCAGCTGCTTCACCAATATTGCTCGTCTTAGATGGTCATTCAAGTCATACAAGaaatattgagattcttgatttGGCTAGAGAAAACCACGTATCTATGGTATCCATCCCTCCTCACTCAAGCCACAAAATACAGCCTCTAGATAAAACTTTCATGGGGCCTCTTAAAAGATATCTTTCGGAAGAAATACGTGTTTGGATGCGTTCGAATTGCAGAGCTTTGACGCACTTCGATATGACAGACCTATATGGAAAGGCGTATATGCGAGTTCAGAGTGGGGAAATCGCAATCAATGGATTTCGCACCACCGGTATATTTCCCCTGAACAGGCATATATTTCGTGATGATGAGTTTTTAGCTGCCGATGAGGAAGAACCACATTCTCCTCCTCGAAATTGTGAAAGCGCTTGCGAAGCACCCGAAGAAATACTGAATAACGAAAGCACAGTAGAATCAGAAACCGCGTCTCGGGTAATAACACCGATGGAAATATCTCCGGTTCCTATAAAAAAAACGAAGCGTTCTAATCGCGGCAGACCAGCAGGAAAGTCGACGTTATTAACGTCTTCTCCGTATAAGAAATCACTACAAATTTCGTTGGAAAAAGCAGCTGAAAGCAAACCTCTAAGAGAAACCAAAAAACGTCAAGATAGTCATTCTAATAAGCCCAGCACCTccaagaaaaatattaaaaaatttaattttgcaaaagAAAAGTTCGCAG AATCCAGCACTTCCAAATCAGTTATGAAAACAATGAACTCCGCAAGAGAAAAATGCCCAG GAAAAAGGAAGAAGACAAATTCATCATCCTCTTCGGATTTGGATGATAGTTATAGCGTCCGGGACGAATCtgacgaatttttagaatttgcaAACGCCGCTGAGAAAGAGGATGCGAAATGCCTATATTGCTCTACTTTTTATTCGGAAGATCGACCTGGTGAGATATGGGTTCAATGCGTCTCTTGCAACAATTGGAGCCATGAAGAATGTGCTGGTTGTGAACAAGATCTATTTATATGCGACATGTGTACACAGTAA